A genomic region of Fusarium falciforme chromosome 4, complete sequence contains the following coding sequences:
- a CDS encoding Phospholipid-transporting ATPase translates to MAGRPPGGGFDGGSSNNNDNLLLDLDNDQPVYSGGQRSTLNDDDLMRFHEQNQDPQGRTSVSYDDFVGARDANRHAASRPAGGLDVPGAGSGNSPYLTRQYSQTSELGNYQRYADDFDDYPTDGDSYYHQGSARADESTPGLGRNTARNRNSVLSLGGGFFGRVKNKLGMGQGYSEMDLPLTEPGHERGDSVGGGSQQHQAQKKGFDMGNFKFGFGRSKPDPSTLGPRLIYLNNPPANVANKYVDNHISTAKYNVATFLPKFLFEQFSKFANIFFLFTAALQQIPNLSPTNPYTTIAPLIVVLIISAGKELVEDYRRKQADNALNTSKAQVLRGSTFQETKWINVAVGDIIRVESEEPFPADLVLLASSEPEGLCYIETANLDGETNLKIKQALPETSTMVSPSELSRLGGRIKSEQPNSSLYTYEATLTMQTGGGEKELALNPEQLLLRGATLRNTPWVHGVVVFTGHETKLMRNATAAPIKRTKVERKLNWLVLLLVGILLVLSIVSTVGDLVQRKVDGPALQYLYLDSTSTAADVVKTFFKDMVTYWVLFSALVPISLFVTVELVKYWHGILINDDLDMYYDKTDTPATCRTSSLVEELGMVEYVFSDKTGTLTCNQMEFKQCSIAGIQYADDVPEDRRPTTIDGVEVGLFDYKALKSNLKDGHETAPAIDHFLSLLATCHTVIPEMDEKGNIKYQAASPDEGALVAGAVELGYKFTARKPKSVLIEANGQEFEYELLAVCEFNSTRKRMSTIYRCPDGKIRCYCKGADTVILERLNDQNPHVEVTLRHLEEYASEGLRTLCLAMREVPEQEFQEWFKIYDAAQMTVGGNRADEVDKASEIIEKDFFLLGATAIEDRLQDGVPETIHTLQQANIKVWVLTGDRQETAINIGMSCKLLSEDMMLLIVNEETAAATRDNIQKKMDAIRTQGDGTIETETLALIIDGKSLTYALEKDLEKLFLDLAVMCKAVICCRVSPLQKALVVKLVKKYQKESILLAIGDGANDVSMIQAAHIGIGISGEEGLQAARSADVAIAQFRYLRKLLLVHGAWSYQRVSKTILFSFYKNITLYMTQFWYTFQNVFSGQVIYESWTLSFYNVFYTVLPPLVLGILDQFISARLLDRYPQLYGMGQQNYFFKFKVFSQWIGNAIYHSIVLYIWGELFWYGDLILDDGTIAGHWVWGTALYGAVLLTVLGKAALVTSNWTKYHVIAIPGSMAFWYLFIAVYGIVAPMAGVSKEYHGVVPKLFANPVFWLQTVNLAVMCLLRDFVWKYAKRMYKPQTYHHIQEIQKYNIQDYRPRMEQFQKAIRKVRQVQRMRKQRGYAFSQADESQTRVLQAYDTTKHRGRYGEMASSRPSGR, encoded by the exons ATGGCTGGGCGACCGCCTGGAGGAGGCTTCGACGGAGGTTCCTCGAATAATAACGACAATCTCctgctcgacctcgacaatgACCAACCCGTCTACAGCGGTGGTCAGCGCTCCACCCTCAATGATGACGACCTTATGCGATTTCACGAACAGAACCAAGATCCCCAAGGACGGACCTCGGTGTCCTACGATGACTTTGTCGGCGCTCGAGATGCGAACCGGCATGCAGCCTCAAGGCCTGCTGGCGGGTTGGACGTGCCCGGAGCGGGCTCTGGTAACAGCCCGTACCTGACACGGCAATACAGCCAGACGTCGGAGCTGGGTAACTACCAGCGCTATGCTGACGATTTTGACGATTATCCTACCGATGGAGATTCATACTACCACCAGGGCAGCGCAAGAGCTGACGAGAGCACACCGGGCCTGGGCAGGAACACGGCGCGGAATAGGAACAGCGTCTTGAGCTTAGGCGGAGGCTTCTTTGGGAGGGTCAAGAACAAGCTGGGCATGGGCCAAGGATACTCGGAGATGGATCTGCCTCTGACGGAACCGGGCCATGAGCGAGGCGATTCTGTTGGTGGGGGCTCCCAGCAGCATCAAGCTCAGAAGAAGGGCTTCGACATGGGCAACTTCAAGTTTGGCTTTGGACGATCCAAACCCGACCCCTCGACTCTGGGCCCCCGACTCATCTACCTCAACAACCCGCCCGCCAACGTTGCCAACAAGTACGTCGACAACCACATCTCGACGGCAAAGTACAACGTCGCGACCTTCCTCCCCAAGTTCCTGTTTGAACAATTCTCAAAATTCGCaaacatcttcttcttgttcacaGCCGCTCTGCAGCAGATTCCTAATCTGTCGCCCACAAACCCGTACACAACCATTGCGCCCCTCATCGTGGTGCTCATCATCTCTGCTGGAAAGGAATTGGTGGAGGATTACCGGAGAAAACAAGCCGACAATGCCCTCAACACATCCAAGGCGCAGGTTCTCCGTGGCTCGACCTTCCAGGAGACGAAATGGATCAATGTTGCTGTTGGAGATATTATCAGAGTGGAATCGGAGGAGCCTTTCCCGGCTGATCTGGTTCTTCTTGCTAGTTCAGAACCCGAAGGCCTCTGCTACATCGAGACGGCCAacctcgacggcgagactaatctcaagatcaagcaggcCCTTCCAGAGACCTCGACCATGGTTTCGCCGAGCGAGCTCAGTAGGCTGGGCGGCCGAATCAAGTCGGAGCAGCCCAACAGTAGCCTGTACACATACGAGGCGACCTTGACGATGCAGACTGGTGGCGGAGAGAAGGAGCTTGCTCTCAACCCGGAACAACTACTTCTGAGAGGCGCTACACTGCGAAACACGCCCTGGGTTCACGGTGTCGTTGTGTTTACCGGTCACGAGACGAAGCTTATGCGAAACGCCACGGCCGCTCCTATCAAGCGCACAAAGGTTGAGAGGAAACTGAACTGGCTGGTCCTGTTGCTGGTTGGTATTCTGCTGGTGCTGAGTATCGTGAGTACCGTGGGAGACTTGGTTCAGCGAAAGGTGGATGGCCCTGCGCTCCAATATCTTTACCTGGACTCAACAAGCACCGCTGCAGATGTCGTCAAGACATTCTTCAAAGACATGGTCACATACTGGGTCCTGTTTTCAGCCTTGGTTCCCATCTCGCTCTTCGTCACTGTGGAGCTGGTCAAGTACTGGCATGGAATTCTCATCAACGATGATCTGGACATGTACTACGATAAGACGGACACCCCTGCGACCTGTCGAACCTCGAGTTTGGTGGAAGAGCTTGGAATGGTCGAATATGTCTTTTCGGACAAGACGGGAACCCTTACTTGCAACCAGATGGAGTTTAAGCAGTGCTCGATTGCTGGCATTCAATACGCCGACGACGTGCCCGAGGATCGCCGCCCAACCACGATAGACGGTGTCGAAGTTGGACTTTTCGACTACAAGGCTCTCAAGTCTAATCTCAAGGACGGACACGAGACGGCGCCTGCCATTGATCACTTCTTGTCTCTGCTCGCAACCTGCCATACCGTCATTCCTGAGATGGACGAGAAGGGTAACATCAAATACCAGGCTGCGTCTCCGGATGAAGGTGCTCTTGTTGCTGGTGCTGTAGAGCTTGGCTACAAGTTCACTGCTCGAAAGCCCAAGTCTGTTCTGATTGAGGCTAATGGCCAGGAATTCGAGTATGAGCTTCTTGCTGTGTGCGAATTCAACTCTACACGAAAGCGAATGTCGACCATCTATCGATGCCCCGATGGCAAGATTCGATGCTACTGCAAAGGTGCTGACACGGTCATTCTGGAGCGTCTCAACGACCAAAATCCCCATGTCGAGGTTACTCTCCGACATCTCGAGGAGTATGCATCGGAAGGTCTGCGAACTCTGTGCTTGGCTATGCGAGAGGTGCCGGAACAGGAGTTCCAGGAGTGGTTCAAGATTTACGACGCGGCTCAGATGACGGTTGGAGGAAACCGTGCTGATGAGGTGGACAAGGCTTCTGAGATTATCGAGAAGGACTTTTTCCTGCTTGGCGCAACCGCCATCGAGGATCGACTCCAAGACGGTGTCCCTGAGACTATCCACACGCTTCAGCAGGCCAACATCAAGGTCTGGGTTTTGACCGGAGATCGACAAGAAACCGCCATCAACATTGGTATGAGTTGCAAGCTCCTCAGCGAGGACATGATGCTCTTGATCGTGAACGAAGAGACGGCAGCCGCCACGCGGGACAATAtccagaagaagatggacgCTATCCGGACACAAGGAGACGGCACAATCGAGACGGAAACCCTGGCCCTGATCATTGATGGAAAATCTCTCACGTATGCGCTTGAAAAGGATTTGGAAAAGCTCTTCTTGGATCTTGCCGTCATGTGCAAGGCCGTCATTTGCTGCCGTGTGTCTCCCCTCCAGAAGGCGCTGGTTGTCAAGCTGGTCAAGAAGTATCAGAAGGAGTCGATTCTCCTCGCTATCGGCGACGGAGCAAACGACGTCTCGATGATTCAGGCTGCCCATATTGGTATTGGTATTAGTGGTGAGGAAGGTCTCCAAGCTGCGCGAAGTGCCGACGTGGCCATCGCTCAGTTCAGGTATCTTCGAAAGCTGCTTTTGGTACACGGTGCTTGGAGTTATCAGCGTGTCAGTAAGACGATTCTGTTCTCATTCTATAAGAACATTACCTTGTATATGACACAGTTCTGG TACACATTCCAAAACGTCTTTTCTGGTCAGGTCATTTACGAATCTTGGACGCTGTCCTTCTACAACGTCTTCTACACTGTCCTACCACCTCTTGTGCTCGGTATCCTGGACCAGTTCATCTCGGCGCGTCTGCTGGATCGATATCCCCAGCTGTATGGCATGGGCCAGCAGAACTACTTTTTCAAGTTCAAGGTGTTCTCGCAGTGGATCGGCAACGCCATCTACCACTCGATCGTTCTCTACATCTGGGGTGAGCTCTTCTGGTACGGcgacctcatcctcgacgacgGAACGATTGCTGGGCACTGGGTCTGGGGTACGGCCCTATACGGTGCTGTCCTGCTCACCGTCCTTGGAAAGGCGGCCCTGGTCACCAGCAACTGGACCAAGTACCATGTTATTGCCATCCCCGGAAGCATGGCGTTCTGGTACCTCTTCATCGCCGTGTACGGTATCGTGGCGCCTATGGCGGGTGTCTCAAAGGAGTACCACGGCGTGGTGCCCAAGCTCTTTGCCAACCCCGTCTTCTGGCTCCAGACAGTCAACCTGGCTGTCATGTGTCTGCTGCGTGACTTTGTGTGGAAGTATGCGAAGCGCATGTACAAGCCGCAGACATATCATCACATCCAGGAGATTCAAAAGTACAACATTCAAGATTATCGACCAAG AATGGAACAATTCCAAAAAGCTATTCGCAAGGTGCGACAAGTACAGCGCATGCGCAAGCAGCGCGGATACGCCTTTTCGCAGGCAGACGAGAGTCAAACGCGTGTGCTCCAGGCATACGACACGACAAAGCATCGTGGACGATACGGAGAAATGGccagctcaaggccatccgGGAGGTAG